A section of the Pseudomonas prosekii genome encodes:
- the rho gene encoding transcription termination factor Rho, whose translation MNLTELKQKPITELLELAEQMGIENMARSRKQDVIFSLLKKHAKSGEEISGDGVLEILQDGFGFLRSADASYLAGPDDIYVSPSQIRRFNLRTGDTIVGKIRPPKEGERYFALLKVDTINYDRPENAKNKILFENLTPLFPTVRMKMEAGNGSTEDLTGRVIDLCAPIGKGQRGLIVAPPKAGKTIMLQNIAANIARNNPEVHLIVLLIDERPEEVTEMQRTVRGEVVASTFDEPPTRHVQVAEMVIEKAKRLVEHKKDVVILLDSITRLARAYNTVIPSSGKVLTGGVDAHALEKPKRFFGAARNIEEGGSLTIIATALVETGSKMDEVIYEEFKGTGNMELPLDRRIAEKRVFPAININRSGTRREELLTADDELQRMWILRKLLHPMDEIAAIEFLVDKLKTTKTNDEFFLSMKRK comes from the coding sequence ATGAATCTGACTGAACTCAAGCAAAAGCCGATTACCGAACTGCTCGAATTGGCCGAACAGATGGGCATAGAAAATATGGCCCGTTCGCGCAAGCAGGACGTGATTTTCTCCCTGCTCAAAAAGCACGCGAAAAGCGGCGAGGAAATCTCCGGTGATGGCGTGCTGGAGATTCTCCAGGACGGCTTCGGCTTCCTCCGCTCTGCTGACGCTTCCTATCTCGCCGGCCCAGACGATATCTACGTCTCGCCGAGCCAGATCCGTCGCTTCAACTTGCGCACCGGTGACACCATCGTTGGCAAGATCCGCCCTCCAAAGGAAGGCGAGCGTTATTTCGCGCTGCTCAAAGTTGACACGATCAACTACGACCGTCCCGAGAACGCGAAAAACAAGATTCTCTTCGAGAACCTGACCCCGCTGTTCCCGACCGTGCGCATGAAGATGGAAGCCGGCAACGGTTCCACCGAAGACTTGACCGGTCGTGTCATCGACCTGTGCGCCCCGATCGGCAAAGGCCAGCGCGGTCTGATCGTTGCACCGCCCAAAGCCGGTAAAACGATCATGCTGCAGAACATTGCCGCAAACATCGCGCGTAACAACCCTGAAGTTCACCTGATCGTGCTGCTGATCGATGAACGCCCGGAAGAAGTAACCGAAATGCAGCGCACCGTGCGCGGCGAAGTGGTTGCCTCGACGTTCGATGAGCCGCCAACCCGCCACGTGCAGGTTGCTGAAATGGTGATCGAGAAGGCCAAGCGCCTGGTCGAACACAAGAAAGACGTGGTGATCCTGCTCGACTCCATCACCCGTCTGGCTCGCGCCTACAACACCGTGATCCCGAGCTCCGGCAAAGTGCTCACCGGTGGTGTCGATGCCCACGCCCTGGAGAAACCGAAACGTTTCTTCGGCGCCGCGCGGAACATCGAAGAAGGCGGCTCGCTGACCATTATCGCCACCGCGCTGGTTGAAACCGGCTCGAAAATGGACGAAGTGATCTACGAGGAATTCAAAGGCACGGGCAACATGGAACTGCCTCTGGATCGCCGCATCGCTGAAAAACGCGTGTTCCCGGCTATCAACATCAACCGCTCCGGCACCCGCCGCGAAGAGTTGCTGACGGCCGACGACGAACTCCAGCGTATGTGGATCCTGCGCAAGCTGCTGCACCCGATGGACGAAATCGCTGCCATCGAGTTCCTGGTCGACAAGTTGAAGACGACCAAGACCAACGACGAGTTCTTCTTGTCGATGAAGCGCAAGTAA
- a CDS encoding transporter substrate-binding domain-containing protein yields the protein MTQRYRALLAALFASLLLTQAPAHADSLEDVVKRGTLKVAVPQDFPPFGSVGPDMKPRGLDIDTAKLLADQLKVKLELTPVNSTNRIPFLTTGKVDLVISSLGKNPEREKVIDFSSAYAPFYLAVFGPPDADIKSLDDLKGKTISVTRGAIEDIELSKVAPEGVTIKRFEDNNSTIAAYLAGQVDLIASGNVVMVAISEKNPKRVPALKVKLKDSPVYVGVNKNEPALLDKVNQILATAKTDGSLEKNAMTWLKEPLPADL from the coding sequence ATGACCCAGCGTTACCGCGCCCTCCTCGCCGCCCTGTTTGCCAGCCTGTTGCTGACCCAGGCACCCGCCCACGCCGACAGCCTCGAAGACGTGGTCAAACGCGGCACGCTCAAAGTCGCCGTGCCGCAGGACTTCCCGCCGTTCGGCTCGGTCGGCCCGGACATGAAACCGCGCGGCCTCGATATCGACACCGCCAAACTGCTGGCCGACCAGCTCAAAGTCAAACTCGAACTGACCCCGGTAAACAGCACCAACCGCATTCCATTCCTGACCACCGGCAAGGTCGATCTGGTGATCTCCAGCCTCGGTAAAAACCCTGAGCGCGAGAAAGTCATCGATTTCTCCAGCGCCTACGCGCCGTTCTACCTCGCCGTGTTCGGCCCGCCAGACGCCGACATCAAAAGCCTCGACGACCTCAAGGGCAAAACCATCAGCGTCACCCGTGGCGCCATCGAAGACATCGAACTGAGCAAAGTCGCCCCCGAAGGCGTGACCATCAAGCGCTTCGAGGACAACAATTCGACCATCGCCGCCTACCTCGCCGGCCAGGTTGACCTGATCGCCAGCGGCAACGTGGTGATGGTCGCGATCAGCGAGAAAAACCCGAAACGCGTGCCGGCGCTGAAAGTGAAGCTCAAGGATTCGCCGGTCTACGTGGGCGTGAACAAGAACGAGCCGGCGCTGCTGGACAAGGTCAACCAGATCCTGGCCACCGCCAAGACCGACGGTTCGCTGGAAAAGAACGCCATGACCTGGCTCAAAGAGCCGCTGCCGGCCGATCTCTGA
- the trxA gene encoding thioredoxin TrxA, translating to MSSDLIKHVSDASFEADVLKAEGAVLVDYWAEWCGPCKMIAPVLDEIAETYKGKLTVAKLNIDENQETPAKHGVRGIPTLMLFKNGNVEATKVGALSKSQLAAFLDANI from the coding sequence ATGAGCAGCGATCTTATCAAACACGTTAGCGACGCTAGCTTCGAGGCCGATGTACTCAAGGCCGAAGGCGCTGTACTGGTCGACTACTGGGCTGAATGGTGCGGCCCTTGCAAAATGATCGCTCCTGTTCTGGACGAAATTGCTGAAACCTACAAAGGCAAACTGACCGTTGCCAAACTGAACATCGACGAAAACCAGGAAACCCCGGCCAAGCACGGCGTTCGTGGCATTCCTACCCTGATGCTGTTCAAGAACGGCAACGTGGAAGCGACCAAGGTTGGCGCGCTGTCCAAGTCGCAATTGGCTGCATTCCTCGACGCCAACATCTGA
- a CDS encoding acyltransferase family protein: MHTFGNRRDIDGLRALAVIPVVLFHFGFSTFSGGFVGVDVFFVISGFLITSILFREISAQRFSFVDFWARRARRIIPALSVVLLATLALGWLLLTAKDFSELGRTVRYQALFISNILFMREDGYFQPASDLKPLLHTWSLAVEEQYYIFFPLLMVLLMRYVRHWRWMLFAVLLVSFGLNIAYIERKPDFAFFSLPTRAWELLCGAMLAVVPAPKQPIRPWLYQFVGVAGLVAVLVAVFTFDRGTVFPGWAALLPVLGATALIWSGAHGSTIAGRLLSARVFVWIGLLSYSFYLWHWPVFVYANAISIDGIQPWEAAGWILLALGLAWLSWRFVELPFREKRLLAGRKPVLVGGLLAMAALAVTGSVVRSSDGFPQRLTGKALEYAQAREWRAGQMKCMLVTSDKKFDKACLVGDNQSVPATQLVWGDSHAAALLPAIKTNAAREGRPVWLYSMSACPPILSDDPRERCRDFNEQTMEQVRRLQIKDVVLASNWSLYVYGREDGDKKVLLNSHDNIAQSEARMAAAIEARVAAIRAAGAQVWLFKEVPLQRKGAIGRLTSLARVGRSAEGLGRPLEEHLARQHFLSSLFDSMSAADPGVHVIDPTPLMCADKVCSIEVNGHSQYKDEDHLSDVGSARLSPLFAPVLVGTAHN; encoded by the coding sequence ATGCACACTTTTGGCAATCGCCGCGATATTGACGGCTTGCGCGCCCTGGCGGTTATTCCGGTGGTGCTGTTTCACTTCGGTTTCAGCACGTTCAGCGGCGGTTTTGTCGGGGTTGACGTGTTCTTCGTCATTTCCGGATTCCTCATCACCAGCATCCTGTTCCGCGAGATCAGCGCGCAACGGTTCAGCTTCGTCGACTTCTGGGCGCGTCGCGCACGGCGGATCATTCCAGCGCTGAGCGTGGTGCTGCTGGCGACGTTGGCGCTGGGCTGGCTGTTGCTGACCGCCAAGGACTTCTCCGAACTGGGCAGGACGGTGCGGTATCAGGCGCTGTTCATTTCCAACATTCTGTTCATGCGCGAAGACGGTTACTTTCAACCGGCTTCGGATCTGAAACCGTTGCTGCACACCTGGTCGCTGGCCGTTGAAGAGCAGTACTACATCTTCTTCCCGCTGCTGATGGTGTTGTTGATGCGGTATGTCCGGCATTGGCGCTGGATGCTGTTTGCGGTGTTGTTGGTGTCGTTCGGTTTGAACATCGCTTACATCGAGCGCAAACCCGACTTCGCGTTTTTCTCGTTGCCGACCCGTGCCTGGGAATTGCTCTGCGGTGCAATGCTCGCCGTGGTCCCGGCGCCAAAACAGCCAATTCGGCCGTGGCTCTATCAGTTTGTCGGAGTTGCCGGGTTGGTCGCGGTGCTGGTGGCGGTGTTCACCTTTGATCGCGGCACCGTGTTTCCGGGCTGGGCAGCGTTGCTCCCGGTGCTGGGCGCGACCGCGCTGATCTGGTCCGGCGCGCACGGTTCGACCATCGCCGGGCGCCTGTTGAGCGCGCGGGTATTCGTCTGGATCGGTTTGCTGTCCTATTCCTTTTACCTGTGGCACTGGCCGGTTTTTGTCTACGCCAACGCCATTTCCATCGACGGTATTCAACCGTGGGAAGCGGCCGGCTGGATTCTCCTGGCGCTGGGCCTGGCGTGGTTGAGCTGGCGTTTCGTCGAATTGCCGTTCCGTGAGAAGCGTCTGCTGGCCGGGCGCAAACCGGTGCTGGTCGGCGGTTTGCTGGCCATGGCGGCGTTGGCCGTCACCGGTTCAGTGGTGCGCTCCTCCGATGGTTTTCCGCAACGCCTGACCGGCAAAGCGCTGGAATATGCGCAGGCGCGTGAATGGCGCGCCGGGCAGATGAAATGCATGCTGGTGACGTCGGACAAGAAGTTCGACAAGGCGTGTCTGGTTGGCGACAACCAGAGCGTGCCCGCGACCCAGTTGGTCTGGGGCGACAGTCACGCCGCCGCGCTGTTGCCGGCGATCAAAACCAACGCCGCTCGCGAAGGCCGGCCGGTATGGCTCTACAGCATGAGCGCCTGCCCGCCGATCCTCAGCGATGACCCGCGCGAGCGCTGCAGGGATTTCAACGAACAGACCATGGAGCAGGTGCGTCGCTTGCAGATCAAGGATGTGGTGCTGGCGTCCAACTGGAGTCTCTACGTTTACGGGCGTGAGGACGGCGATAAAAAAGTGCTGCTCAACTCCCACGACAACATTGCGCAATCGGAAGCACGCATGGCTGCCGCGATCGAAGCCCGTGTGGCGGCGATTCGGGCGGCGGGCGCGCAGGTCTGGCTGTTCAAGGAAGTGCCGCTGCAACGCAAGGGCGCCATTGGCCGCTTGACCAGCCTGGCTCGCGTCGGGCGTTCGGCCGAGGGTTTGGGGCGTCCGCTCGAAGAGCACCTGGCGCGTCAGCATTTCCTCAGTTCGCTGTTTGATTCGATGAGCGCCGCCGACCCGGGCGTGCATGTCATCGACCCGACGCCGCTGATGTGTGCCGACAAGGTCTGCAGCATCGAGGTCAACGGCCATTCGCAGTACAAGGACGAAGACCATTTGTCCGACGTCGGCAGTGCGCGTTTGAGCCCGTTGTTTGCGCCGGTGCTGGTGGGTACGGCGCACAATTGA
- a CDS encoding amino acid ABC transporter permease, whose protein sequence is MAYQFDFLPVVQNTDLLLRGALFTLELTAIGAVLGVSLGIVGALVRAWNIRPFSAIFGVYVELIRNTPFLVQLFFIFFGLPSLGLQISEWQAAVLAMVINLGAYSTEIIRAGIQAIPRGQLEAAAALAMTRFEAFRHVVLLPALGKVWPALSSQIIIVMLGSAVCSQIATEELSFAANFIQSRNFRAFETYALTTLVYLCMALMIRQLLNWIGRRYIARSGQ, encoded by the coding sequence ATGGCTTATCAGTTTGATTTTCTGCCGGTGGTGCAAAACACCGATCTATTGCTGCGCGGTGCGCTGTTCACCCTGGAACTGACGGCCATCGGCGCTGTGCTCGGGGTCAGCCTGGGGATCGTCGGCGCGCTGGTGCGGGCGTGGAATATTCGGCCGTTCTCGGCCATTTTCGGCGTGTATGTCGAGTTGATTCGCAACACGCCGTTCTTGGTGCAGCTGTTTTTCATTTTCTTCGGTTTGCCCTCGCTGGGCCTGCAGATTTCCGAATGGCAGGCGGCGGTGCTGGCGATGGTGATCAACCTCGGCGCCTATTCGACCGAGATCATTCGCGCCGGCATTCAGGCGATTCCGCGCGGGCAACTGGAAGCCGCCGCCGCACTGGCGATGACCCGTTTCGAAGCGTTTCGCCATGTGGTTTTGCTGCCGGCGCTGGGTAAGGTCTGGCCGGCGCTAAGCAGCCAGATCATCATCGTCATGCTCGGCTCGGCGGTGTGTTCGCAGATCGCCACCGAAGAGTTGAGCTTCGCCGCCAACTTCATTCAGTCGCGCAACTTCCGCGCCTTCGAAACCTACGCCCTGACCACCCTGGTTTACCTGTGCATGGCGCTGATGATCCGCCAATTGCTGAACTGGATCGGTCGACGCTACATCGCAAGGAGCGGCCAATGA
- a CDS encoding amino acid ABC transporter permease, whose translation MSDFTLWDIVRNLLTGLQWTVALSLVAFIGGGVIGLLVMVMRISKKTFPRSFARTYIELFQGTPLLMQLFLVFFGVALAGVEISPWMAAAVALTLFTSAYLAEIWRGCVESIPHGQWEASSSLALNPLEQLRYVILPQALRIAVAPTVGFSVQVVKGTAVTSIIGFTELTKTGGMLANATFEPFMVYGLVALGYFLLCYPLSLSARYLERRLHAPA comes from the coding sequence ATGAGTGATTTCACCCTTTGGGACATCGTCCGCAACCTGCTGACCGGCCTGCAATGGACGGTGGCGCTGTCGCTGGTGGCGTTTATCGGCGGTGGCGTGATCGGTTTGCTGGTGATGGTCATGCGCATTTCCAAGAAGACCTTCCCGCGCAGTTTCGCCCGCACTTACATCGAACTGTTTCAGGGCACGCCGCTGTTGATGCAGCTGTTCCTGGTGTTCTTCGGCGTGGCGCTGGCCGGCGTGGAGATTTCGCCGTGGATGGCGGCGGCGGTGGCGTTGACGCTGTTTACCAGCGCGTACCTCGCGGAGATCTGGCGCGGTTGCGTCGAATCGATCCCCCACGGCCAGTGGGAAGCTTCGTCGAGTCTGGCGCTCAATCCGCTGGAGCAATTGCGCTACGTGATCCTGCCGCAAGCCTTGCGCATTGCGGTGGCGCCGACCGTGGGGTTTTCGGTGCAAGTGGTCAAAGGCACCGCTGTCACCTCGATCATCGGTTTCACCGAACTGACCAAAACCGGCGGCATGTTGGCCAACGCCACGTTCGAGCCATTCATGGTCTACGGCCTCGTCGCGCTTGGTTACTTTTTGCTCTGTTATCCCTTGTCCCTCAGTGCGCGCTACCTGGAAAGGAGACTGCATGCCCCTGCTTAG